The sequence below is a genomic window from Dermacentor andersoni chromosome 6, qqDerAnde1_hic_scaffold, whole genome shotgun sequence.
AACAAAGGCATTGGACTCACTTGCACATCGCATTAATTCTTGTTCTTTTGATAGCGCCCTTATTGTTCATCCACTTCGAGCAGCCGGtgcaccttctctctccctctccatatctttctctcgcacacacacactgaaTATATGTCCTATCTAACTAAAATATACGTAAATAACGAAGCAAGTACGCATAACGCATACTCAGAAATGCCGGTGTCGGTCACGCCAGCCGAGATACACGTACGCTGAGTGCGCTGCATACCGGGAGGATTCCGTGCGAACGGTGGTGCGTTTCGCAGGATGCCGGCGGCCGAGGAAGTGCTGGTGACTGGCGGCGCGGGCTACCTGGGTTCTTGCCTGGTGCCGCTCCTGCTGGAGCGCGGCTGGCGCGTGGCCGTGTACGACACGTTCGCCCGCGGCCTGGGCCCGCTTCTGCCGGTGGCCCACCGCGTTCGCCTCGTGCGCGGCGACGTCCGGGACGGCGCGGCGCTGGCGTCCGCGCTCAAGGGCGTCGACGCCGTGGTCCACCTGGCGGCCGTGGTCGGCTACCCGGCGTGCAGCCGCGACCCCGAGCTCGCCGAGTCCGTCAACGTTGGCGGCACGCGCACACTGCTCGAACAGCTCTCGCCCTCGCAGCGGGTGGTGTTCGCCTCGACCGGCTCGTGCTACGGCGCCGTCACGGACGGCCTCTGCACCGAGGAGACGCCGCTGTCGCCCCTCTCGGTGTACGGCAGCACCAAGGAGCGCTCCGAAGACCTGGTCGTCAAGCACGGAGGCGTGGCGCTGAGGCTCGCCACCGTGTTCGGCGTGGCGCCTCGGATGCGCGTCGACCTGCTCGTCAACGACCTGTCGCTGCGGGCGCTCCGCGACGGTGAGCTGGAGGTGTACGAGCCGGACTTCTGGCGCACCCTGCTGCACGTGCGCGACGCGGCGCGGGCCTTCGTGCTGGCGCTCGACCGCTACGACGAGGTGCGCGGTCGCGCCTTCAACGTGGGCGACGACACGCTCAACGTGACCAAGGCCAAGCTGGCGCGGCTCATCTGCGAGCGGGCCGGCGGGGTGCGGCTGCTGCTTGGCGCGCCGGGTCGAGACCAGGACAGGCGCGACTACCGCGTGTCGCACGCGCGCATCCGAAAGGAGCTGGGCTTCCGAGCGAGCGTCTCCCTCGAGCAAGGGGTCGACGAGCTGCTCAAAGTGCTGCCCCTCATGGCGCCCCACGAGCTGTGCTCGAACTAgcccccccaccaccaccccgACAGTTCTCTCTTATCGCTGCTATGGACCGAGCTGGTATATATAAAGGCTCTATCATCGACAGTGTGCTTCTATTTGCACACGATGTCAGATTCAGTGCGCACATTTCCTTGGAGGCGTGACGTCATGAACGTACAGGCTGGAAAGCCAAAAATGTTTAGGCGGGACCACGGCGACGCTCCTATTTTGCAAAGCGTGACTTgctatggaaaagaaaaaaaagcgccaTCCTATATGGTAGTGACATCACAATAAGAACGCGCAAGCCTCTTTATATGGGAAGCCTGTGTTGGTTTATGGTATTTGGTCCGTGTAGTTCAAAGGAAGTGTCTGCGTGCGTTATACCGGCGACTCGACACAGAATTATGGTAGTGTGCATAAAGGCGCTGCTAACGCATTTCACCCACTAGcccatgaatgcgctgtttgctTGCGTGCTATATGTAAGGCCGCAGGTGACAAAACCGTGAAATCTATATTGCGACCACATTGGGTGCGTCCAAATATGCTATTAGATGCATTGTACGCATTGAAAATAAAACTGTACTGGTTGCAACGTCTGTGTGATTAATGTGGAACTGTGCCATGGCTATGCAGCAGTGGCTGTGGTACCCACTCTCTTCTTTTTGAAGAACGCAGGTTTTATTTGCAGGAAAGGCAGAGATGTCGGCTCTTAGGAACAAGCTTCGAGAGTACAAATAGGATTAGCGGTATCAAACATGTAATCGAATCAGCGAGTGAATGTTATCGCTGTTCAGACTGACGAGCTCGTCGGTGGAAATGAAACTTAATTTAAGCAAACTCGGCCGAAATGAACCACGTAAGTGCATTGGAAGCAATTCGTTGGCGATTCTCAAATCGGCATTAAACGCTGCGCTATTGTTCGATGCGAAGCGGCCTAACCTCTAAGTATGCACCTACTTGCCCGTACTAAAATGGTATCGACAAGTTCATCGACTATGGCATCCAGTGAACAGAATAGGTGTGAtaaggaaaaaacaaaatgtcATTAAGGCGAAACGCCTCTAGACATATATTTGCCTTAAATCTATAGTATTGTAGAATGGTATGGTATcgctacatatatatgtatagtatGTTATTCGAAACTGGCATGAGGCTACACAGGAAACGCATTGGCGTTTTCTCAataagaaagcttcgcagttgaaaaattTGTCCTAGTCCTCGGGATTTGACCCGCGTATAGCGCATATCCAGTTAAGTCTCTCCACGATCTGAACTAACTAGGTGGCCAGAACGAATTTTCCATATTGAGTTTAGTATTGATGCTAGTCGGGATGCTTGCGGGCAGCGGTAATAATGGTGCATCATCGTTATCTTCACTGGAAGTGGTTACTCCGGCTAAGTTTACTCGCCTACGTAACATTTAACAAGTGGCTTGGTGAAATGCTTGAGTCTAAACGCTGAATTCTTGCGTCATGGACAGGCGAGTCGTCGCTCAGGTATATGATAAAACAATTTGCTTGTTATAGAGCAACTTTTTTTCTACTTGCACAGTCGGAAATCTATTGATTAAATTGACTGAGACGCGCATCTTCCATCATTAAACACGTTGTAGGAGCTGTGATTTGATCCTGCCAATGAAAAATGCTATCGAACATCAGATATCGACCTCACGGGCATGTGTTTTCACCGGCGGAGCCCATCAAAAGCCGTCCAAATCGAGAGCCGGAACCTACAATATACGAGTGACAACTAATCTCGAACATACCGACCATAACATGCGCAAGTTATCAATTTCAACCATACTGATATTACGCGTGAGAGCAACCCGTGGCATTGAACTCGGTCGCGTATTCTACGCGATGGTTCGTTCATTCATCGCACCATGCAAAAGAAGGTTGGGACATATGCTATAGGAGAAACATTCTCAACAGCAGGGTAACAGCAGTGGTAACAGCAACAAGTTAGACGTATGTATACCCTATCAGCCATGTATAGCAAAATAAGCAGGTGTGTGAAAAAGAGCTCTGCTCCTCAGAAAGGCAAGCGGTTTGTAAAGGGCATACCTGCACAGACGAAACTTCCGTTAGAGCCACGTGGCTAATAAGCAATACGGGACCAATCAATGCCGTTAGCTTCACCAAAAGCTGAGCAAGCGTATTTCCTGCGGCGACGAAGACGTGTCTGCCCCGATCTAACTCGTGACACACGACACTTGTCCTCTGTACCCTATCATGAAGTTACTGGCTTAACGATCACTGATAGGCAT
It includes:
- the LOC126521840 gene encoding GDP-D-glycero-alpha-D-manno-heptose dehydrogenase-like — protein: MPAAEEVLVTGGAGYLGSCLVPLLLERGWRVAVYDTFARGLGPLLPVAHRVRLVRGDVRDGAALASALKGVDAVVHLAAVVGYPACSRDPELAESVNVGGTRTLLEQLSPSQRVVFASTGSCYGAVTDGLCTEETPLSPLSVYGSTKERSEDLVVKHGGVALRLATVFGVAPRMRVDLLVNDLSLRALRDGELEVYEPDFWRTLLHVRDAARAFVLALDRYDEVRGRAFNVGDDTLNVTKAKLARLICERAGGVRLLLGAPGRDQDRRDYRVSHARIRKELGFRASVSLEQGVDELLKVLPLMAPHELCSN